One genomic region from Anopheles bellator chromosome 2, idAnoBellAS_SP24_06.2, whole genome shotgun sequence encodes:
- the LOC131209679 gene encoding uncharacterized protein LOC131209679, with product MSKKIPVRTLSEITLADLAGTIVGAIGTMVQTSYTFGVPPDYTLLMVEINSYLDSMGATSNIYDDLLRVILSSDSLEASMRFCCLQMLLNEGVQCLATEIFPVAYYERILQVIAAQGRGLRQLNMKGVWVKEESMCYMYEIVKRLPRLTKLTIPHIPNDDLLKHIADYSKCLRQLDISGETDVTEIGIEYLCYGECHELLTYVDIGSLGEENICHMDVALLLMHLPNLATLQSYSYVGRSLLHIVEQKDAGFRCKLAYVHDIDTSAKAMDAIVATCPRLEDLYLDSPEVGILAKLEGVRLKRLKLYKFSCYELTGLLEPSGATLYHLTVIKGYGPLEVNRIVRSCPNLIDLDFYMMDSLTFTGDRSFDSLQGLEILSSPISKPSLRAFICKTTSLKRLAVDAVTFSDEDISAMVIEHDFYQLEDVWFTSAPYLSLATVEILMDRCPELQSVGQLSGWALTPDDVTLLRGILKSCNASLIIQSL from the exons atgtccAAAAAGATTCCGGTTCGTACGCTGAGCGAAATAACGCTCGCGGACCTGGCCGGAACCATCGTCGGAGCGATCGGGACGATGGTGCAGACAAGCTACACGTTCGGCGTCCCGCCGGACTAcacgctgctgatggtggagATCAACTCGTACCTGGACAGTATGGGGGCGACGAGCAACATCTACGACGATCTGCTGCGCGTGATCCTGAGTTCCGACTCGCTCGAGGCATCGATGCGCTTCTGCTGCCTGCAGATGCTGCTGAACGAGGGCGTCCAGTGCCTGGCGACCGAGATATTTCCGGTCGCGTACTACGAGCGCATCCTGCAGGTGATCGCGGCCCAGGGGCGCGGTCTGCGCCAGCTCAACATGAAGGGCGTTTGGGTGAAGGAGGAGAGCATGTGCTACATGTACGAGATCGTGAAGCGGTTGCCGCGCCTCACGAAGCTCACGATACCGCACATCCCGAACGATGACCTGCTGAAGCACATCGCCGACTACAGCAAGTGCCTGCGCCAGCTCGACATCAGCGGCGAAACGGACGTCACCGAGATCGGCATCGAGTACCTGTGCTATGGCGAGTGCCACGAGCTGCTCACCTACGTGGACATTGGGTCGCTGGGCGAGGAAAACATTTGCCACATGGACGTggccctgctgctgatgcaccTCCCGAACTTGGCCACCCTGCAGTCGTACTCGTACGTGGGCCGTAGCTTGCTGCACATCGTCGAGCAGAAGGATGCCGGGTTCCGGTGTAAGCTGGCGTACGTGCACGACATCGACACGAGCGCCAAAGCGATGGACGCCATCGTGGCCACGTGCCCCCGGCTGGAAGACCTGTACCTAGACTCACCGGAAGTCGGCATACTGGCGAAGCTGGAGGGGGTGCGGTTGAAGCGGCTGAAGCTGTACAAGTTCAGCTGCTACGAGCTGACGGGGCTGCTGGAGCCTAGCGGGGCCACGCTGTACCACCTGACGGTCATTAAGGGCTACGGCCCGCTGGAGGTCAATCGGATCGTGCGCTCGTGCCCGAACCTGATCGATCTGGACTTTTACATGATGGACTCGCTGACGTtcaccggcgaccggagcTTCGACAGCCTGCAGGGGCTGGAAATCCTGAGCAGCCCCATTTCGAAGCCCAGCTTGCGGGCCTTCATCTGCAAGACGACGTCCTTGAAGCGGCTCGCGGTCGATGCGGTGACGTTCAGCGACGAGGACATCAGCGCGATGGTGATTGAGCACGACTTCTACCAGCTGGAGGACGTGTGGTTTACTTCCGCCCCGTATCTGTCCCTGGCCACGGTCGAG ATCCTGATGGACCGCTGTCCGGAGCTGCAAAGTGTCGGGCAGCTGAGCGGTTGGGCCCTGACACCGGACGACGTCACGCTGCTGCGCGGCATCCTGAAGAGCTGCAATGCGTCACTG ATAATACAATCACTTTGA